A stretch of the Enoplosus armatus isolate fEnoArm2 chromosome 13, fEnoArm2.hap1, whole genome shotgun sequence genome encodes the following:
- the LOC139295726 gene encoding GDNF family receptor alpha-4-like: MSPDRMMIIGLLLNVFSHGGVPVSASFDCLVAEQGCIQEQSCMVLYRLLEYCAAEEAVSPLGPDARMECLEAQNSLQHYRPLQVCKCQRGSRREEHCLRVYWTVRFAAYDEYEVSPYEELQLNLVRNIEMSRMASIMAASSLSVDGQNQCLKAAQDCGLYEKCGSLRSEYVVACTKRATVSDNSCNRQKCHKALRRFLERVPEEYSFALLFCPCSDTLCGERRRKTIVPSCSYEENGRGEERVGKPNCLSLQNYCSRDELCRSRFADFQHNCQPSPLSASGCMRESRAMCLKAYAGLIGTIMTPNYVSNTSTEVSQWCTCDGSGNEWQGCQRILHLFSNNICLRNAISSMGISAPPPVENTPVPASQAPPRIYQERVHVSVNTLPEFNSMEDSEEEEQQEEEESEEFNVIPPYSEKDSNIESGARGSKRGAASRAVPLLLLLLLPTLILDWECWSY; encoded by the exons ATGTCACCGGACAGGATGATGATCATTGGACTTCTGCTCAATGTGTTCTCTCATG GTGGTGTGCCAGTATCTGCATCCTTCGACTGTCTGGTGGCGGAGCAGGGCTGCATCCAGGAGCAGTCCTGCATGGTGCTCTATCGCCTGCTGGAGTACTGTGCAGCTGAGGAGGCCGTGTCGCCCCTCGGCCCAGACGCCCGCATGGAGTGCCTGGAGGCCCAGAACTCCTTGCAGCATTACCGCCCCCTTCAAGTTTGCAAGTGTCAGCGTGGCTCTCGCAGGGAGGAACACTGCCTCAGGGTCTACTGGACTGTGAGATTTGCAG CATATGATGAGTATGAAGTGTCTCCATATGAAGAACTGCAGTTAAATCTGGTGAGAAACATTGAGATGTCACGTATGGCATCCATCATGGCAG cttcctctctttctgtggaCGGCCAAAACCAGTGTCTGAAGGCTGCCCAGGACTGTGGCCTGTATGAGAAATGTGGCTCCCTGCGGTCAGAATATGTTGTGGCCTGCACCAAGCGAGCAACAGTGTCTGACAACAGCTGTAACCGCCAGAAATGCCACAAAGCCCTGCGGCGCTTCCTGGAGCGCGTGCCAGAGGAGTACAGCTTCGCTCTGCTGTTCTGTCCCTGCTCTGACACTCTGTGTGGGGAGCGCCGGAGGAAAACCATCGTCCCATCATGTTCCTATGAGGAGAacgggagaggggaggaaagagtgGGCAAGCCCAACTGCCTCAGCCTGCAGAACTACTGCTCCAGAGATGAGCTGTGTAG atccCGGTTTGCTGATTTCCAACACAACTGCCAgccctcccctctgtctgcctctggcTGTATGCGAGAGAGCAGAGCCATGTGCCTGAAGGCCTACGCTGGACTCATAG GCACCATCATGACTCCCAACTATGTGAGCAACACCAGCACAGAAGTGTCCCAGTGGTGCACATGTGACGGCAGTGGGAACGAATGGCAGGGCTGTCAGCGCATCCTGCATTTGTTCAGTAACAACATATGTCTAC GCAATGCCATCAGCTCCATGGGAATCTCCGCACCTCCTCCTGTGGAAAACACTCCTGTGCCAGCTTCTCAGGCCCCCCCGCGCATCTACCAGGAGAGGGTCCACGTCAGCGTTAACACGCTTCCTGAATTCAACAGT ATGGAGgacagcgaggaagaggagcagcaggaggaggaagaaagcgAGGAATTCAACGTCATCCCACCGTATTCTGAGAAGGACTCTAACATTGAATCGGGGGCTAGAGGGAGTAAACGCGGAGCAGCTAGCCGAGCAGTGCCCTTGTTACTATTACTGCTGCTGCCCACACTCATCCTGGACTGGGAGTGCTGGAGCTACTGA
- the LOC139294789 gene encoding ADP/ATP translocase 2, whose translation MNETAISFAKDFLAGGISAAISKTAVAPIERVKLLLQVQHASKQITADKQYKGIMDCVTRIPKEQGFLSFWRGNLANVIRYFPTQALNFAFKDKYKKIFLDGVDKRTQFWRYFAGNLASGGAAGATSLCFVYPLDFARTRLAADVGKAGAGREFNGLGDCLVKISRSDGLKGLYQGFNVSVQGIIIYRAAYFGIYDTAKGMLPDPKNTHILVSWMIAQSVTAVAGLTSYPFDTVRRRMMMQSGRKGADIMYSGTIDCWRKIARDEGGKAFFKGAWSNVLRGMGGAFVLVLYDELKKVM comes from the exons ATGAATGAGACAGCTATTTCATTCGCCAAGGATTTCTTGGCCGGTGGCATCTCCGCTGCCATCTCCAAAACAGCCGTCGCCCCAATCGAGAGAGTGAAGCTTCTCCTTCAG gtCCAGCATGCCAGCAAGCAGATCACCGCAGATAAGCAGTACAAGGGGATCATGGACTGTGTCACCCGTATCCCCAAGGAGCAGGGATTCCTTTCCTTCTGGAGAGGTAACCTTGCCAATGTCATCAGATATTTCCCCACCCAGGCCCTCAACTTCGCCTTCAAGGACAAGTACAAGAAGATCTTCCTTGACGGTGTTGACAAGCGCACCCAGTTCTGGAGGTACTTCGCCGGTAACCTGGCCTCTGGTGGCGCTGCTGGAgccacctctctctgtttcGTGTACCCCCTCGACTTTGCCCGTACCCGTCTGGCCGCTGATGTGGGAAAGGCTGGAGCTGGAAGAGAGTTCAATGGTCTGGGAGACTGCCTGGTTAAGATCTCCAGGTCTGATGGCCTGAAAGGCTTGTACCAGGGCTTCAACGTGTCTGTGCAGGGCATCATCATCTACAGGGCTGCATACTTTGGCATCTATGACACAGCTAAGG GTATGCTTCCGGATCCCAAGAACACCCACATATTGGTGAGCTGGATGATTGCGCAGAGTGTGACCGCTGTTGCTGGCCTGACCTCATACCCCTTCGACACCGTGCGTAGACGTATGATGATGCAGTCTGGACGTAAAGGAG CGGACATCATGTACAGCGGAACCATTGACTGCTGGCGTAAGATCGCACGCGATGAGGGTGGCAAGGCTTTCTTCAAGGGAGCCTGGTCCAACGTGCTCAGAGGCATGGGCGGCGCCTTTGTGCTGGTGTTGTACGATGAGCTGAAGAAAGTCATGTAA